DNA sequence from the Nicotiana tomentosiformis chromosome 3, ASM39032v3, whole genome shotgun sequence genome:
cgctcactcgactattatgcctacgggctatttttgtatcgagttcgaacaagcatTCATTCGATcaccaagcctacgggctctttctattttgagttcgagcaaagcgctcactcaactattatgcctacgggctattttttgtatcgagttcgaacaagcatTCACTCGGTCACCAAGCATACGGGCtctttttatttttgagttcgagcaaagctctcactcgactattatgcccaGGGGCTACATGCATCAAAGTTCGAATCCTTCGCTCGACtgcaaagcctacgggctgctttTACCTCAAGatcatcactcactcaaccattacacctacgggccacattatttcAAGTGAAGATACTCATATCTCTGAATTCAAATGAACAGCTGACTATTTAAAACTGAAGGATGTTCGAGCCTTTCAAAAcaaaggggactacccacaaggcaacagagattaaaattcaaactatctacTTAGCCCGTGAGGCTATTTTGCTTCAAAAGAAGAGAAATTTATATTTACAGAGACATCTACTCATCCAAATGGTTTTTTATGCGAAAACCAAAAAACGATACCAAAAGAACGCGGACGACCTAAGCACTTAAGTGACTCAATCTTCACCGGAGGCTGCATTTGCAGCATCGTCCTCATCTTCAGACTCACCCGAATCATCGGAGTCCTCTTCGGGAAAGGCCAACCTCCGAGCTTTGTTCTCTTCTGCCCTGGCAACTTCAATCTCGATCCCAACATCGAAGCCCCGAACTCTTACCTCCTCGAGAGCCTCTCTCCGAGCTTGCCATCTTGCATGTTCGACCATGTTCTCAGCTTTGGTTTGGTTAACCTCGACATCAATCCGGAACTGAGCCACCTtggcatcagctcttttattggCCTCGATCGCCTTGGATCGGGCCACCTCAAGTTCCTTGGCCGAATTTGCCTTGTCGGAAGTGGCCAAATCCAATCGATGCTGAAGAtctttcatcttttcgatcaGCCCCGAGGCGTTATCTTTCGCCGATCGAAGTTGGGCATCGGACAGCTCCAACTGAGCTTCAACGGCTTCCTTTTTTGAGGCAAGTATATCCATATACTTTTTGAATTCAGCTGCCTTGGCCAGTAGCGCTTCTACCCGCGAGTTAAGCCGTCCAACCTGCTCGATCCGCTGCCGAACCTACAGAACCGGATCATTAGTagttatctctttttcatcttcactatcatgaaatattcggaatacctgctcggCCATCTCTTCATGTCCTTCCCGAGCCGCTGATAAGTCAGCTCGAAGATTTTCACTAAGGTGTCTGTACGAGTCACTTTTCTCAATAAGGCTCCGTACCTCGGCATCGTGCTCCTCCCGGATGCGAAGAAAGGCTTCGTGATGCAACACTGAAGCCTGCAAACAAAAGAAGAAGCATTAAAATTACCAACAAACTCTAATGTAAACCTAATTACCAGTAGATTTACCCGATTCAAAgtatgttgggcctcgttgaagagacaAGCAGGCCCCACcacattcatcactgattgatcctcttcggtcattATGGGCCGAAGATAACTGGCGACCCCCACGGGGGAAGAAAAAATCCGGGTATCCACAGGTACGGAAAACTCTATCTTCCGCCTCCGGTCAGGATCGATACTTGGGGCCGGAAATCGGTTCACCAGTTTATAAACCAACGGAGGTTCGATAGAACCTGACCATGATGCTTTTTTGGGAACCGCCATTCCACCAATACCAGTGACCTCCTCCGAGGCACCTGTTTCGAGCCCCTCCAGAAAACCATGAATATAGGTcgactcctgaataccctcatagGACCGATCCTCCAACAAGACGGCGTCTCGAATCAtggcatccgaaatctgaggggatccgccAACGTCAACTGTCCCGAACTCCTCTCTTAAAATATCCTCTACTGCTCGAGAAGATTCACCCTCGGCTTTCCTCTCTATCAACTTGGTTCGAGATGGAATGATCTCGACTTCATTTTGTTCGAGAATTATGGCCAGGTTTCCCTGATTTGCTTCCACCGAATCAGAAgactgttgaatcacaacattagcctGTACGCGGGCAAatttctcctctccttcttcgggTTCGCCCCTTGAATGGCGGACCGCTTCCGGAAGCACAACACTAGAGCCCCCCTTTGGATTTCGAGATCTTTTAGCCGGTTTCCTCTTCTCTGAGATCGGGGGACTAGGTacgtcttttctcttcttttcctttacCGGCTTCAGGACAGGAACGTTTTCGTCACCAGATGGGGGGCCTCATTACTACATCTTTCCCAAGTCCTACGAAAAGGAAAATGGGGATTCAACATACGAATCGATGGAAAAGCAAGTCTAAAAGGGATTTACCATGACTACGaccctcccatcgaccctttgataattctacccaagcacgctcggagtatgGTCTCTGCAACACCAGGTTTTCGACCCATTGCCTAAGGTCCAGGATCAGTTCCGACACTCGAGCTATGGCTGCGATTAGGAACgaaaaatggatcaacaaaataGAAGGCAATCAGCAAAATCAAAACAGGCAAATAAAAACTTTTGctcacggctcatattccatttctcaagaaACGGTAAGTCATCGGCTGGTATCAGATCCGAGGTTCTGACCCGAACAAagcggcccatccaaccccgatcccgagtctcgtcaatactcgagaatggCACTTTGGTTGTTCGGtgagcaagcttgatcaaccctcctcgataaagtcggggactgtaaaggcgcataagatggtcgagggtgaagatacgtccctcgaccttgctcgagaaaaatcgaagaagaatcactatcctccaaaaggaagggtgaatttggccgagtGTCACgtcgtacctcttgcaaaaggcAACGACGACAGAGTCCAGGggtcccaacgtgaaaggataagtataaacacttaagaacccttcgacgTAGGTAATAATTGATTCATCGGGCGGTGGGATTACCACGAGTTTGTTATCCCAATTACATTTATGTATAACTTTATCAAGAACTTTTTCGGTAATCAAACATtggtacctcgacatcggctcacaccgacccggtatcGCAGAAGGCTTTTCAATCTTAAAATCACCTACAGTCGAACACCCAATCGGAACAAATTTCTCAAGGCAGGGTTCTCCCACATCCTCACCACCAGAAGGCCGAGAAGAAGAAGCGGTCTCTTTTTGCGGAACAGACTTGGACGTTTTTGCCATTTGAAAATGCCGTAGACAAAGAATGAGGATATTTTGGTGCTCTAAGGAAGAATTCTGGGGAACTTGAAAAATTGGGAAGTTTGAAGACATGAAAAATGACGAATGGTGGAAGAAAAGGCCATTTATATATTGAAGCATTAACGGTTCAGTATCAGATGTGGCCGACCGCCGCctgacacattaaatgcctcggtaaaaccAAACCGACGGGATAGCTATCATCTACATCATGGTCGATATCGATGAAAACGTCAGTATATATTTAATCGAgatgttggaaaatcatatcgtttctcattaAATTCTTCTCcgagaaacgagaggactatctgtatacggttaaaaccgatctTAGTCATTCATACGGGCTGGTCGAAGATAATGGTGTATCGATCAAAGGACATCTGCATAACATGCCCGGTCAAAATACGAAATAGGGACGTCGAGCTCCGAGCCTCAAGACCGGTTAATGACCTGTTCGATATCGAGCATCGAGAACAACTATGgtagctcgatatcattatcgggCTCATACCCAAATCAGATTACGAAGCAAGGTAGAGACCATCGACGATACGGAGACCGACCAACTTGCACGCTAAACACCGAGATCCCCAGGTCAGAATCGAGCCTTGACCAAGGCCGATAGCTCGATCCAGTGTCGAGCTCgaaccagtatcgagctcgcggacaaaagtcgttgcaaccgcaccaaggTAGAGAATCTTAACGGGAATCAACGaggagacaaatcatcatgggttctccactatatgtattattttatattttgttgtAAACAGAGCAAtgaccctctcttataaaaaggGCATCCTTGTAGACAAGAAAAGGATGGATAGAAACAAAGAGATCTACTTAAGCCTGTTTTAGATTATCCAATAGAGGGAGCTTCCTGTTCATCTTTCCTGCTCTCATAGCTAAAATTCTTGTATTGTCGTCTTTGTATCAAAGATTTTacgtacccttagaaccatacataaattcaacattatccgatttttcgggtaaacaggtATATATTCTGTTTTAGAAAATTTTGCAACGAAACTTTAGAAAAATGAAATAATTCAAAAACGTCAATGTCTCGAAATAGTTGGGTACCATGACCCTTCTTTTTGAAAAAAATCTGCCATTTGTCACCTTATGGTTCTAGTAAGCACCATTATTTCATTGACTTTTCATAATTTTCTTTTTCCTACCGACGTTTCATAATTGTTTATAAAAGGCTAACTCATCATATCTTGTTTTCGTTTTTAGTTTTTTATTCGGATAAATTGAATTTGTGCCGCGTAAAATTTATTAAAGAAGGAAGTGTCTTTTTCATTTAGAAAGACTAGAACCCTCCCACCACTAACTTTGATGTTTGTATTAGTCAGATCTCTGGCTATTATACTATTCCATCAATTTGTGTTCTGTAAAGTCGACATGAAAGGAGAAAGATTGCAATCCCAAATTTTCACACGCAAAAGTATTTACACCAAACTTGAATCAGCATTTACATCTTCCCAGCATACAACTGCTTTCCTAAAGATTTAGTCAAAACCACACATTGGAATTGGATCCCTACACCTCACTACTCTTAGCTCCATCTAATCTCAAGACAAAGATTGCTCTCTAAAAAATTGAATACTCCATTTTCCTCTCCCATGGCGATTCTCATCTTCTTCTGTTTCATTAGCTTTATTGCCCCACTTTCTTCTTCCCTTGAACACCATTCCCACTTAACCAAACAAAGTCTTCGCCAGAACACTACTTCTTCACAGCAATACTTGGAAATCACTCGTCCATTGCCATTCGCTAATCTCACCCCTTCTTGCACTTTTCATATCCTCACCCACAACTTCAGCAATACAATAGGTCTCCCGCCGGTCTCTGTTTTATATTCTCCCCCGTCCAATTGCTCTTGGACTCACGTGGTTCTTCAGTTCAATGCTTCTTCCAAAGGTTTCCAATACGATCGTATCGCCGCCGTTTGGCTTGACGGTGCCGAGCTCCTCCGTACTAGCACCCCCGAGCCTACTGATAACGGCGTTTTCTGGTCCGTTACTAAAGACGTTACCAGGTACTCCTCCATCCTGGTCAACTCGAATAAATCTCTTTCTGTCATGTTAGAAAATCTGGTCAACGACATTTACACAGGCGTTTATCAAGTTAATGTTAGTTTCCTCTACTATGATGTTAAGCCTGTGGATAATCCAATAGAAATGGGAGCGAACAATTTGAAAAGTTCCTACGAAAAACCGGCAGATTTGATAATACCAATAACATCGGGAAATGGGAGTCAAGGATTTTGGTTCCGATTTCTAAACGAATCAGAGTTGCATGGACAGAAAGTTATTATTCCGAATAACACATATAAAGCTGTGATTGAAATTTATGTATCATCTCATGGGTATGATGAGTTTTGGTACTCAAATCCTCCTGATTCGTACATACAGAATAATAGTTTGACTACCCGAAGAGGCCACGGATCGTACAGGGAAGTTTTGTTGAATATAGATGAGAATTTAGTAGGATCTGTGGTTCCGTTCCCGGTGATTTTCACAGGTGGAATTAACCCTCTGTATTGGGAACCACTTGTTTCAATAGGGGCATTTGATCTTCCTTCTTATGACATTGACTTAAcatcatttttgggacttttactTGATGGCCAAGATCACTTTTTTGGGCTTGGAGTTGCGGATGGTATCCCATTCTGGCTTGTGGATGCGAATTTGCACCTTTGGTTGGATAACAATGAAGTGCAGGCTAAAGCTTTTGATCTAGGTACTCCTAAGTTCAAGATTGAGCGGTCTTCGAGTTTTATAGGGTTGGATGGATCATTTGAGGTTGAGTTGAAGAGAAAGAGCCAGATTTCTTCTTGGGTGAATTCGTCAGCAGGCAATTTGACTACTATAGTTTCGCGAGAATTGAAGTTCAAGAACAAGATAAACTTTTATCTGAACGGAACTGAGAAGCACATTAAGCAGAAAGTGGAAGAAGAGATTGAAGTTAGAGTACTATCTATTAGTGGAAGCACGATATCTAAGACCAAAGTGAAGAGGAAATATCCACTTACTATAACCAGTAAGACTTTGCCATCAACGGAGAATGGTACAAGCTTGATGCTTTCTGATTTGGACCACGAatggaaggagaagaagaaatcgGATGGAGGTTCTTCAAACACTTTGACAAATCGACAACAATGCAACGGGTGGATGGTTGTTCAAGATCACAATGTTTTATATGGTGGAGCAACCACTCAACAGAGTTATTCTTATGAGGGTGAAGCTGGTTGCTATTCTCGAAGCATTACAGCTGCCAATGGCATGCTTATGAATGACACTGCAAACAGTCTTTGTGCAGCTCCTTTGAAGTTTGGTTCGTTTTCTGCTTTGTGACACCCTGTTTGAAGAATCCTCTCTTGCCCTACGACCATCGCGTGTGTAGCATTAGAGTAGATTTTGGTTCCTACTTTTCTGTTTAAATAGTTTGCCTGTACGACTTATGTTTTTGTGTGAAAGGTGCAGGCTTCAATAAGGATGTGTAAAGTGTCATGAAATGAATTTTGTTTGATGATTTGCTTGATATAATGATTATGATATGAACCTTTGAGTCTGCTGAGTGTTTCTTGTCTTCTGGATATGCAGGAGGAGTAATTGAGAAGATAATCTCCTCTTGCAAATCTGTTCTCATATTTTGCTCCTGAaataaacaataacaacaatgacaataaaacaaaaataagtaCTACATgacagaggcggatccagaatttaaatttaatgggttcagcttttaagatttttagtATTGTACTGttaaaattatgagttcaacATACTCCGTGTCGAAAGTTGTGGATTCAGTTAACCCTCTAGCCGAAAGGCTACGTTTATCCCTGCTCCATGGAATTATCTTGACATCTACGTGAAGACTTTGCAAGCATGAGCATAACAGAGAAGGAAGCAATGGATCCCTAACATAGTTAAACCTGGCATTTGTTTCTTTTTTATCTTGTGTTCCATCAAGTGTTCATTTTACCCACTGTAGATAACTGTGCCAAAAAGCGAACATCTTTCATCTTCAGAGACAAAATCACTTTCCTTTGGGAAGTATGTATTTGTATAAATTTGAATACTTCCTTAAGAGGAAATGAATGAATCAACATTCAGTAGAAAAATTGCTATAATTTCTTGAGAACTATGGTATTCTCTCTCTACAAAAAAGCTGGTATGCCAAAAGTAAAGTTACTGTATATAAGTGTGCCAAGAAGCGAACATCTTTTCATTTTTAGAGACAAAAATCACTTTCCTCTGGAAGTATGTATTTGTATAAATTTGAATACTTCTCTTTGAGAGGAAATGAATGAATCAATGGGATACATTCAGAAGAAAATTTGCTATAACTTGTTGAGAACTATgttttcttctctctctctctctctctacagaTAAACTGGAGATATACTGTAAAATATACAAAACTGCTTAGGACTTTCATATTTTTGCAGCGTCTTTGGGGCGCCAAAAATCTTTCTTACCAACAAGAAACTGCTCTTGATGCAGGGTAACTGACCAATGAAGTGAACGCAGAATTGAGCCAAGTTGTTTAATCATCTGAAAAGTGTCTTGAACTAATAGATATCCACCCGGTCTCAGCATTCTGTCCATCTCTACAGCTACATCCACTAGGTCACATCTGCAAAAAGAGAAAAAACTAAAAGTTCATCTCAAAAGAAAAATTTGCCTACACCTGTTAAGTAACTGACAGTTCTTGCTAAAGCAAATTGTGCAAAAATTAGTTCAAAGTTGTAACCAGGAAGTAGTGACTGAACCTTTGACTTAAATTTCCAAAGAGGAAGCTGGAATGTAGAAGATCATATGTCCGCGGATAGGTATTGAAGGACTCGCACCAGTCATGGTATGTGCCAATCAATCCCCTATCAAAGATAATGGGTAAAGTATCCGGTCCACTGATAGGAACGACGTTCATTACCCACAGGGGTCGATCAATCAGTGCTGTAGCAAATCTGTATTAACAATAGGAGTATCAGTAAGACAATGAGGAAGCAGCACAAGTTAATATGCTTCCAACAAAATAAATTTGTCTTACCCTCCATAGCCTGCATTCATGTCCATCACATTCCTCACATTTGACCAATTTATAGCAAGGCCACCTAAGTACACATCTGATACCAGGGCTGCCCAGTGTTTTGTATCCGCATTGAATATTTCTTCAGTGTCTGTTTCAAGGGATAGACTTAGAGGTTTGTTGTTGAGCCTTTGGGGCCAGGGTGCAGGCCACTCGTAGCTACTTGTGGCGAGTGGTAGAAGGCAGCTGTCCAGTGGCATGTACCTGTGTATTGGATGTGAAATACAAGATTAAGGAAACAATGTGATAATCTTCATCAAATTGTTTCAAGCGTACCATGAACTATTCAGCCTATGGCTCTGGTTGCACATAGGGGGATTATTTTCTTTAGGATTCTCATAGCAGGAAGATGAATCTGGCTTTTGATATATAACTAGCCCGACTCTAGCTCTTTTAAAGTAGGTCTTTGCCACCATCTTCCAGCACATTGCTTCGGTCAGATTAACCATAACTGCAAAGAACAAGACAGAAAATCATGCTACCAAGCATAACAAATACAGAGTAACTCAGTTCCAGCTTAACTTCACCATTACAACTTCTGTATTTCTTTCCTTTAAGCTTGCCTCTTGCAGTCATTTTCTACATAATTCACCGACAACAAACAGACAGAACATAGAAAAAACTAAGTATCAATGAGCGAGAACCTTTCCAGACATTCTTATGTCCTTCATCCTTCTTATAAACTGGAGTTGCAGACCATATGAAGTACCCTCCTGGCCTAAGAATCCTGTTGAGCTCCATCAATGGTTTTCCTCCTGCAGTTTTCAATTAGTTACGATGTTGACAATGTAGGTGGTAGAAGGACTTAAGAATTTGAGAATAGTCATTTACCATCTGCGTGCCAGTGAACCCTGCATCTTGCACAATGAATCATATCGTATGCATTATCTGGAAATGCAAGCTTTTTAGTTGCAATGACTGAGAGAGTAGCAGGGATTCCACGCTCGAGTGCAAACTGTATCTGAGCCTCATGTTCATCCTTTGGAGCAAATGACATGGTAATGACATTTTTATCCAGCAAATAACCGCCGAAGCTAGCAACACCACATCCAACATCTAAAACGACCCTTATGTTCTTTCCCCATTCAATTGTTGGAAAAGTCTAAATAAAAAACAAGAAGAAACTCAGATAAAATAGATACCACGAGAACACTAACAAAGGAAAATTAAAATGAACACTAACTACT
Encoded proteins:
- the LOC104106477 gene encoding probable methyltransferase PMT23 — translated: MAISSSSSSMQDILKQRKYPFIFSFFLLLIFVTFLLISNSQKSPIFVAIDFAQRTSKSKSSIPADNPDLNPNTISIENVPRGNNITINPDSNGPLNNNYTINTDSDTLINNELETFSNDWKLCPGPVAVDYIPCLDNWKAIKAIRSRRHMEHRERHCPVPSPRCLIPLPVGYKLPVSWPKSRDMIWYDNVPHPKLVEYKKEQNWVKQSGYYFVFPGGGTQFKDGVNHYIEFIEKTFPTIEWGKNIRVVLDVGCGVASFGGYLLDKNVITMSFAPKDEHEAQIQFALERGIPATLSVIATKKLAFPDNAYDMIHCARCRVHWHADGGKPLMELNRILRPGGYFIWSATPVYKKDEGHKNVWKVMVNLTEAMCWKMVAKTYFKRARVGLVIYQKPDSSSCYENPKENNPPMCNQSHRLNSSWYMPLDSCLLPLATSSYEWPAPWPQRLNNKPLSLSLETDTEEIFNADTKHWAALVSDVYLGGLAINWSNVRNVMDMNAGYGGFATALIDRPLWVMNVVPISGPDTLPIIFDRGLIGTYHDWCESFNTYPRTYDLLHSSFLFGNLSQRCDLVDVAVEMDRMLRPGGYLLVQDTFQMIKQLGSILRSLHWSVTLHQEQFLVGKKDFWRPKDAAKI
- the LOC104103624 gene encoding peptide-N4-(N-acetyl-beta-glucosaminyl)asparagine amidase A, which codes for MAILIFFCFISFIAPLSSSLEHHSHLTKQSLRQNTTSSQQYLEITRPLPFANLTPSCTFHILTHNFSNTIGLPPVSVLYSPPSNCSWTHVVLQFNASSKGFQYDRIAAVWLDGAELLRTSTPEPTDNGVFWSVTKDVTRYSSILVNSNKSLSVMLENLVNDIYTGVYQVNVSFLYYDVKPVDNPIEMGANNLKSSYEKPADLIIPITSGNGSQGFWFRFLNESELHGQKVIIPNNTYKAVIEIYVSSHGYDEFWYSNPPDSYIQNNSLTTRRGHGSYREVLLNIDENLVGSVVPFPVIFTGGINPLYWEPLVSIGAFDLPSYDIDLTSFLGLLLDGQDHFFGLGVADGIPFWLVDANLHLWLDNNEVQAKAFDLGTPKFKIERSSSFIGLDGSFEVELKRKSQISSWVNSSAGNLTTIVSRELKFKNKINFYLNGTEKHIKQKVEEEIEVRVLSISGSTISKTKVKRKYPLTITSKTLPSTENGTSLMLSDLDHEWKEKKKSDGGSSNTLTNRQQCNGWMVVQDHNVLYGGATTQQSYSYEGEAGCYSRSITAANGMLMNDTANSLCAAPLKFGSFSAL